The genome window GCTCCTGGCAGCGAACAACATCTGCGCAAGCCTTGATGTGGCTGGTGCGGCCTTCAACGTGGCCGACCCGAACGCCGGCACCCTGAGCGGTGGCGGTGATGTGTGCTTGAGCGGTGACGCAGTGACCCTGACGGCCACCCCGAACGGCGACAGCAACACGCCTGCTGGCTACAGCCTGGCCTACGTACTGACCTCTGGCGCCAACCTGGTGATCGAGCAGCTGGGCGCTTCCCCTGAGTTCACGGTAACGGCCGGTGGCCTGTACACGATCCACACCTTCGTGTTCCCGAGCAGTCTGGACCTGAGCGTGGTGGTGCCCGGCACGACCACCGGCGGTGATGTGCTGGCGCTCCTGGCAGCGAACAACATCTGCGCAAGCCTTGATGTGGCTGGTGCGGCCTTCAACGTGGCCGACCCGAACGCCGGCACCCTGAGCGGTGGCGGTGATGTGTGCTTGAGCGGTGACGCAGTGACCCTGACGGCCACCCCGAACGGCGACAGCAACACGCCCGATGGCTACAGCCTGGCCTACGTGCTGACCTCTGGCACCAACCTGGTGATCGAGCAACTCGGTGCAACGCCTTCTTTCGAAGTGACGAGCGGTGGCCTGTACACGATCCACACCTTCGTGTTCCCGAGCAGTCTGGACCTGAGCGTGGTGGTGCCCGGCACGACCACGGGTGGTGATGTGCTGGCGCTCCTGGCAGCGAACAACATCTGCGCAAGCCTCGATGTGGCCGGTGCGGCCTTCAACGTGGCCGACCCGAACGCCGGCACCCTGAGCGGTGGCGGTGATGTGTGCTTGAGCGGTGACGCAGTGACCCTGACGGCCACCCCGAACGGCGACAGCAACACGCCCGATGGCTACAGCCTGGCCTACGTGCTGACCTCTGGCACCAACCTGGTGATCGAGCAACTCGGTGCAACGCCTTCTTTCGAAGTGACGAGCGGCGGCCTGTACACGATCCACACCTTCGTGTTCCCGAGCGGTCTGGACCTGAGCGTGGTGGTGCCCGGCACGACCACCGGCGGTGATGTGCTGGCGCTGCTCGCAGCGAACAACATCTGCGCAAGCCTCGATGTGGCCGGTGCAGCCTTCAACGTGGCCGACCCGAACGCCGGCACCCTGAGCGGTGGCGGTGATGTGTGCTTGAGCGGTGACGCAGTGACCCTGACGGCCACCCCGAACGGCGACAGCAACACGCCTGATGGCTACAGCCTGGCCTACGTGCTGACCTCTGGCACCAGCCTGGTGATCGAGCAGCTGGGCGGTACTCCCAGCTTCGAAGTGACGGCTGGCGGTCTCTACACGATCCACACCTTCGTGTTCCCGAGCGATCTGGACCTGAGCGTGGTGGTGCCCGGCACGACCACGGGTGGTGATGTGCTGGCGCTCCTGGCAGCGAACAACATCTGCGCAAGCCTGGATGTGGCCGGTGCAGCCTTCAACGTGGCCGACCCGAACGCCGGCACCCTGAGCGGTGGCGGTGATGTGTGCTTGAGCGGTGACGCAGTGACCCTGACGGCCACCCCGAACGGCGACAGCAATACGCCCGATGGCTACAGCCTGGCCTACGTGCTGACCTCTGGCACCAACCTGGTGATCGAGCAGCTGGGCGCTTCCCCTGAGTTCACGGTAACGGCCGGTGGCCTGTACACGATCCACACCTTCGTGTTCCCGAGCAGTCTGGACCTGAGCGTGGTGGTGCCCGGCACGACCACGGGTGGTGATGTGCTGGCGCTCTTGGCAGCGAACAACATCTGCGCAAGCCTCGATGTGGCCGGTGCAGCCTTCAACGTGGCCGACCCGAACGCCGGCACCCTGAGCGGTGGCGGTGATGTGTGCTTGAGCGGTGACGCAGTGACCCTGACGGCCACCCCGAACGGCGACAGCAACACGCCTGATGGCTACAGCCTGGCCTACGTGCTGACCTCTGGCACCAACCTGGTGATCGAGCAGCTGGGCGCTTCCCCTGAGTTCACGGTAACGGCCGGTGGTCTCTACACGATCCACACCTTCGTGTTCCCGAGCGATCTGGACCTGAGCGTGGTGGTGCCCGGCACGACCACGGGTGGTGATGTGCTGGCGCTCCTGGCAGCGAACAACATCTGCGCAAGCCTGGATGTGGCCGGTGCAGCCTTCAACGTGGCCGACCCGAACGCCGGCACCCTGAGCGGTGGCGGTGATGTGTGCTTGAGCGGTGACGCAGTGACCCTGACGGCCACCCCGAACGGCGACAGCAACACGCCCGATGGCTACAGCCTGGCCTACGTGCTGACCTCTGGCACCAACCTGGTGATCGAGCAGCTGGGCGCTTCCCCTGAGTTCACGGTAACGGCTGGTGGTCTCTACACGATCCACACCTTCGTGTTCCCGAGCGATCTGGACCTGAGCGTGGTGGTGCCCGGCACGACCACGGGTGGTGATGTGCTGGCGCCCTTGGCAGCGAACAACATCTGCGCAAGCCTCGATGTGGCCGGTGCAGCCTTCAACGTAACGACCTGCGAAACGGAGTGCGCGGCCAGTGCAGGCACGATCACGCCAGCTGACTTCCTGGTATGCTGGCAGGATGAGCAGCTGATCGGCATCCCCGCAGGAAATGCAGTGGTGCCAGTCGGGTACGAAGTGCTTTATGTGCTTACTCGCGGCAACGGCCTTGTGATCCGCCAAGTGAACACCGTGCCTGAGTTCACAGTGAACCAGAATGGCGTTTATCGGATCCACACGCTGGTGTACGACCCTGCGACGCTTGACTTGAGCATTGTGCAAATCGGCACCACAACGGGCTTCGATGTGAA of Flavobacteriales bacterium contains these proteins:
- a CDS encoding T9SS type A sorting domain-containing protein, with translation MKTTNSQWFRPIRWARRIGSALALTLLAVSAAEAQTYCASDGGSGNTFNIARVQFNGIDNASGDNNGYGNFTSLVSNVDPGASYGITLNPNGPFFLRYRWRTWVDWNNDGTFSGAELVFQTTGFGQESGTVSVPAGTTPGAKRMRVNMSAFTYQGACANYAVGEVEDYTVLVSAPCDVTAGSLQIVKPVICYEGGPAGVSANVVVAPTAPAGYEILYVLTQGSGLVIIDAAPNPSFSLPGIGGYTIHTLVYDPTTLDLGIVEFGVTTGFQVNSLLVQGGGTICAALDVAGAQAFVIDPQAGTLSGGGEACGPLPVTLTATPNGDANLPSGYQTLYVLTQGTDLVIQNVSASPSFEVNEEGLFTIHTLVYDPNTLDLSGVVVGTTTGFDVNGFLVQGGGSICASLDVAGAAFNVADPNAGTLSGGGDVCLSGDAVTLTATPNGDSNTPDGYSLAYVLTSGTNLVIEQLGASPEFTVTAGGLYTIHTFVFPSSLDLSVVVPGTTTGGDVLALLAANNICASLDVAGAAFNVADPNAGTLSGGGDVCLSGDAVTLTATPNGDSNTPDGYSLAYVLTSGTNLAIEQLGATPSFEVTSGGLYTIHTFVFPSGLDLSVVVPGTTTGGDVLALLAANNICASLDVAGAAFNVADPNAGTLSGGGDVCLSGDAVTLTATPNGDSNTPAGYSLAYVLTSGANLVIEQLGASPEFTVTAGGLYTIHTFVFPSSLDLSVVVPGTTTGGDVLALLAANNICASLDVAGAAFNVADPNAGTLSGGGDVCLSGDAVTLTATPNGDSNTPAGYSLAYVLTSGANLVIEQLGASPEFTVTAGGLYTIHTFVFPSSLDLSVVVPGTTTGGDVLALLAANNICASLDVAGAAFNVADPNAGTLSGGGDVCLSGDAVTLTATPNGDSNTPDGYSLAYVLTSGTNLVIEQLGATPSFEVTSGGLYTIHTFVFPSSLDLSVVVPGTTTGGDVLALLAANNICASLDVAGAAFNVADPNAGTLSGGGDVCLSGDAVTLTATPNGDSNTPDGYSLAYVLTSGTNLVIEQLGATPSFEVTSGGLYTIHTFVFPSGLDLSVVVPGTTTGGDVLALLAANNICASLDVAGAAFNVADPNAGTLSGGGDVCLSGDAVTLTATPNGDSNTPDGYSLAYVLTSGTSLVIEQLGGTPSFEVTAGGLYTIHTFVFPSDLDLSVVVPGTTTGGDVLALLAANNICASLDVAGAAFNVADPNAGTLSGGGDVCLSGDAVTLTATPNGDSNTPDGYSLAYVLTSGTNLVIEQLGASPEFTVTAGGLYTIHTFVFPSSLDLSVVVPGTTTGGDVLALLAANNICASLDVAGAAFNVADPNAGTLSGGGDVCLSGDAVTLTATPNGDSNTPDGYSLAYVLTSGTNLVIEQLGASPEFTVTAGGLYTIHTFVFPSDLDLSVVVPGTTTGGDVLALLAANNICASLDVAGAAFNVADPNAGTLSGGGDVCLSGDAVTLTATPNGDSNTPDGYSLAYVLTSGTNLVIEQLGASPEFTVTAGGLYTIHTFVFPSDLDLSVVVPGTTTGGDVLAPLAANNICASLDVAGAAFNVTTCETECAASAGTITPADFLVCWQDEQLIGIPAGNAVVPVGYEVLYVLTRGNGLVIRQVNTVPEFTVNQNGVYRIHTLVYDPATLDLSIVQIGTTTGFDVNSLLIQGGGSICASLDVDGAPFIAVGPIICGFLDLFRGIDQSNPEETLAALENMDPGMAMAIENDSPVNITAAWPNPTRDVLNLSIYVVGDRNVAVSVVDLMGKEMQLPQAFNYGTGYNQVSLDVSMLSAGAYMVRILSADKVVSERFVKMD